The genomic interval TGTTCGATCCGAAACCTGCAGCTCCCGCCGGGGTGCACGTCACTGCCCTGGTCGCACCGGATGCCAGTATCCATCCGACGGCCAGCATCGGCGCCTACGCGGTGATCGAGGCCGAGGCGCGGATCGAGGCGGGGGTCACGGTCGGTGCCCACTGTTTCATCGGCGCCCGCAGCCTGATCGGCGAGGGTGGCTGGCTGGCCCCGCGGGTGACGCTCTACCACGACGTGCGGATCGGCCGGCGGGTGGTCATCCAGTCCGGTGCGGTGATCGGCGGAGAAGGGTTCGGATTCGCCAACGAAAAGGGTGTCTGGCGCAAGATCGCCCAGATCGGCGGGGTGACCATCGGCGACGATGTGGAAATCGGTGCCAATACCACCATCGACCGCGGTGCGTTGGCCGACACCCTGATCGGCAACGGTGTGAAGCTGGATAACCAGATCATGATCGCGCACAACGTGCAGATCGGCGATCACACCGCGATGGCCGGCTGCGTCGGTATTTCCGGCAGCACCAAGGTCGGCAGGCACTGCATGATCGCCGGCGGTGTCGGCATGGTGGGGCATATCGAGGTATGCGACGGGGTGTTCGTCACCGGGATGACCATGGTCACCCGCTCGATTCACGAGCCGGGCGCCTATTCCTCCGGCACGGCCATGCAGCCTGCCGCCGAATGGAAGAAGAGTGTCGCCCGCATTCGCCAGCTGGACGATCTGGCGCGGCGCCTGCAACAGATGGAAAAGCGTCTGACGGCCGTGACCTCCGGCGGAGATGCTACATCAGAGGCTGACCCACTTTGATGTGCGTCCCCAACTTTACCTACAGGCTTCCCTGGAAATGATGGACATTAACGAGATTCGCGAATACCTGCCGCACCGCTACCCTTTCCTTCTGGTGGATCGGGTGGTGGACCTTGATGTTGAAGGCCAGCGCATTCGCGCCTACAAGAATGTCAGCATCAACGAGCCGTTCTTCAACGGCCATTTTCCCCAGCATCCGATCATGCCGGGCGTGCTGATCATCGAGGCAATGGCCCAGGCTGCCGGTATCCTGGGTTTCAAGATGCTGGACGTGAAGCCTGCCGACGGCACCATCTACTACTTCGTGGGGTCGGACAAGATGCGCTTTCGTCAGCCGGTGATGCCGGGCGATCAGCTGATCCTCGAAGCCAGGTTCCTCAGCGCCAAGCGCAGCATCTGGAAGTTCGAGTGCCAGGCCATGGTGGACGACAAGCAGGTCTGCTCGGGCGAAATCATTTGTGCGGAACGTAAGCTATGAGTTTGATTGATCCTCGCGCCATCATTGACCCGACCGCTACCCTGGCGCCCGATGTACGTATCGGTCCCTGGACCCTGATCGGGCCGAACGTGCATATCGGCGAAGGCACCGAGATCGGACCCCATGTGATCGTCAAGGGACCCACCTGGATCGGCCGGCACAACAAGATCTTCCAGTTCTCCACCATTGGCGAGGACACCCCCGACCTGAAATACAAGGGCGAGCCGACCCGGCTGGTGATCGGTGACCACAACGTGATCCGCGAGGGGGTCACCATCCATCGCGGCACCGTCCAGGACCGTTCGGAGACCACCATCGGCGATCACAACCTGATCATGGCCTATGTGCACATCGGCCATGACAGTGTGATGGGCAGTCACTGCATCCTGATCAACAATGCCTCCCTGGCCGGCCATGTGCACGTGGGCGATTGGGCGATCCTCTCCGGCTATACCCTGATCCACCAGCATTGTCAGATCGGCGCACACAGCTTCGTCGGCATGGGCAGTGGTGTGTCCAAGGATGTGCCGGCCTTCGTCACCGTTCTCGGCAGCCCGGCCCAGGCCCGCAGCATGAACTTCGAGGGCATGCGCCGGCGCGGCTTCACGCCCGAGGTGATGAATGCGCTGCGTCGGGCCTACAAGGTGGTCTACCGCCAGGGGCTGACGGTGGAGCAGGCGCTGGTGGAGTTGGAGGAGGCGGCCGCGCAGTTCCCCGAGGTCGCCCTCTTCCGCGACTCCGTCCGCGCCTCCACCCGCGGCATCACCCGCTGAGATGGCTAAAATGCTGCGCGTGGCCCTGGTGGCCGGCGAGGCGTCGGGCGACATTCTCGGCGCTAGCCTGATGCAAGCCCTGAAGGCGGCCCGCCCGGACATCGAGTTCATCGGCATCGGTGGCCCGCGCATGCAGGCTGAGGGCTTGCAGTCGTATTTCCCCATGGAGCGCCTGGCGGTCATGGGCCTGTTCGAGGTACTCGGCCGCCTCCCCGAGCTGCTGCTGCGCCGCCAGCGGCTGATTCGCACCCTGATTGAAGCCCGGCCCGATGTGTACATCGGCATCGATGCGCCGGATTTCAACCTGGGGGTCGAGCTCAGGCTGCGTCGCGCCGGCATTCGTACCGTGCATTATGTCAGTCCGACCGTCTGGGCCTGGCGCCAGAAGCGCGTGCTGAAGACTCGCCAGGCGTGCGACTTGATGCTCACTCTGTTTCCCTTCGAGGCGCAGTTCTACGAGGCACAGGACGTACCGGTCCGCTTCGTCGGCCATCCGTTGGCCGATCAAATTCCCCTGCAGACCGATCGCGCCGCCGCCCGCGCCGCGCTGGATCTGACCGCCGGGGAAGCCATCATCGCCCTGCTACCAGGCAGCCGCGGTGGCGAGTTGGCCCGTCTCGGCCCGCTGTTCCTCAAGGCTGCCGAGCGTCTGCTGGTACTGCATTCCGGGGCGTTGCGCTTCGTGGTGCCCTGCTCCAGTCCCGAACGGCGCAGGCAGCTTGAGGAGATGCTCAGCCATACCCGCCGCGACCTGCCGGTGATGCTGCTCGACGGTCGCTCCCACGAGGCGCTGGCTGCTTGCGACGCGGTGCTCATCGCTTCCGGTACCGCGACCCTGGAGGCCCTGCTGTACAAGCGGCCGATGGTCGTGGCCTATCGCCTGGCGCCGCTGACCTATCAGGTCGCTAGGCACCTAGTGAAGACGCCGTTCTTCTCCCTGCCCAATCTGCTCGCCGGCCGAGCGCTGGTGCCCGAGTTGCTGCAGGATCGCGCGACTCCCGAGGCGCTGGCCGAGGCCTTGATGCCGCTGCTGGAGATTGGGCGGGAGCAGACCGAGTGCTTCGATGCCATCCATCGCTCGCTGCGCCGGGATGCCTCGCGCCAGGCGGCCGAGGCGGTGCTCGAGCTGGCGGAGCGCGCCTGATGCAGTTGGGCCTGGATTTCGGCCGGGTCGAGGCGCTGGTCGCCGGCGTCGACGAAGTTGGTCGCGGCCCGCTCTGCGGGGCGGTGGTCACTGCTGCAGTGATCCTCGATCCGGCGCGGCCGATCCTGGGGTTGAACGATTCGAAGAAGCTTTCCGAAGCCCGGCGCGAGGCGCTGTTCGAGGAGATCCGCGAGAAGGCGCTGGCCTGGTGCATTGCCCGTGCCGAGGTGGAGGAGATCGATCGGCTGAACATCCTCCAGGCAACGATGCTGGCCATGCAGCGTGCCGTCGAAGGACTCGCCGTGACGCCGCGTCTGGCGCTGATCGACGGCAACCGCTGTCCGAAGCTGACGATACCCTGTGCGCCGGTAATCAAGGGTGACGCCCAGGTGCCGGCCATTGCCGCGGCCTCCATCCTCGCCAAGGTTGCCCGGGACCGGGAAATGCTCACGCTCGACGCCCTTTATCCCGGCTATGGGCTGGCCCGGCACAAGGGCTATCCCACGGCCATGCACCTGGAGGCCCTGGTCCGTCTGGGGCCGAGTCCGATCCATCGGCGCTCCTTCGCACCGGTGCGCGAGCTGCTCGACGCCGCCTCCCGCTACTGTGCTCTATCCGACGCTCCGGCTTCCTGAGCGAACGCGCGTCGCCAACAGTTGCCGTTGGGCCGGTTACAATTCCGCCTCTGCCGTTTCCCTGTGAGTCAAGGTCTGCCATGTCCGTTTCCTTCGTCCACCTGCGCGTGCACACCGAGTTTTCCCTGGTCGACGGTCTGGTGCGGGTCAAGCCGCTGATCAAGGCGGTGACCGGGGCGGGCATGCCCGCGGTGGCGGTCACCGACCAGAGCAACATGTGCTCGCTGGTGAAGTTCTACAAGGCGGCCATGGCGGGCGGAGTCAAGCCGATCTGCGGCGCCGACCTCTGGTTGGCCAGTCCCGAGCCCGACGGGGCGTTGTCGCGGCTGACCCTGCTGGCGATGGATGCCAAGGGCTACCGCAACCTCACCGAGCTGGTTTCGCGGGGCTGGACCGAGGGGCAGCACGGCGACGGCCTGGTGATCATCCGGCGCGACTGGGTGAGGGAGGCCGCCGAGGGGCTGATCGCGCTGTCCGGGGCCCGGGAAGGGGAGATCGGCCAGGCGCTGCTCAACGGCCATGTCGACCAGGCGGCGGCGCTGCTCGAGGAATGGTCGGCGGTATTCCCCGACCGCTTCTATCTGGAGGTGCAGCGCACCGGCCGAGTCGGCGACGAGGAATACCTGCATGCCGCCGTCGGGCTGGCCGATCGCTGCGGTGCCCCGCTGGTGGCTACCAACGACGTGCGTTTTCTCAGGCAGGAGGACTTCGAGGCCCACGAAACCCGCGTCTGCATCGGCGAGGGACGCGTCCTCGGCGATCCGCGCCGGCCGCGCAACTACTCCGACCAGCAGTACCTGAAGACGCCGGCGGAGATGTGGGAGCTGTTTTCCGACCTGCCCGAGGCGCTGGAGAACAGCGTGGAGATCGCCCGGCGCTGCAACATCGAAGTGCGCCTGGGCAAGTACTACCTGCCGAACTTTCCGGTGCCGGCCGGCATGACCATCGACGACTACCTGCGCCAGGTGGCCTACGAGGGGTTGGAGGAGCGTCTGACGGTGCTCTGGCCGAAGGAGACCACGCCCGACTACGAGGAAAAGCGCAAGGTTTACGTCGAGCGCCTGGAGTTCGAGCTGGGCACCATCATTCAGATGGGCTTTCCCGGCTACTTCCTGATCGTGATGGACTTCATCAAGTGGGCGAAGAACAACGGCGTGCCGGTCGGTCCCGGCCGCGGCTCCGGCGCAGGCAGTCTGGTGGCCTATGTGCTGAAGATCACCGACCTCGACCCGTTGGCCTACGACCTGCTGTTCGAGCGTTTCCTCAACCCCGAGCGGATTTCCATGCCCGACTTCGACGTCGACTTCTGCATGGACGGCCGCGACCGGGTGATCGACTACGTGGCCGAAACCTACGGGCGCAACGCCGTGAGCCAGATCATCACCTTCGGCTCGATGGCAGCCAAGGCGGTGGTGCGCGACGTGGCGCGGGTGCAGGGCAAGTCCTACGGTCTGGCCGACCGCCTGTCGAAGATGATCCCCTTCGAGGTCGGCATGACCCTGGAAAAGGCCTACGAGCAGGAGGAGATGCTCCGCGAGTTCCTCAGGGGCGACGAGGAGGCCCAGGAAATCTGGGACATGGCCTTGAAGCTCGAAGGCATCACCCGCGGCACCGGCAAGCATGCTGGCGGTGTGGTGATCGCGCCGACCAAGCTCACCGACTTCGCGCCGATCGCCTGCGACGAGGATGGCGGCGGCCTGGTGACCCAGTTCGACAAGGACGACGTGGAGGCGGCCGGCCTGGTCAAGTTCGACTTCCTCGGCCTGCGCACCCTGACCATCATCAAGTGGGCGATGGAAACCATCAACCGCGAGCAGGCGAAGAAAGGCCGGCCGGCGGTGGACATCGATCGCGTTCCGCTGGACGACAAGGCCACCTACGCGCTCCTGCAGAAGGCCGAGACCACTGCGGTATTCCAGCTGGAATCGCGCGGCATGAAGGAGCTGATCAAGAAGCTCAAGCCCGACAATATCGAGGACATGATCGCGTTGGTGGCACTGTTCCGCCCCGGTCCGCTGCAGTCGGGCATGGTGGACGATTTCATCAACCGCAAGCACGGGCGTGCGGAGATTTCCTACCCGCATCCCGATTACCAGTATGCGGGCCTGGAGCCGGTGCTGAAGCCCACCTACGGCATCATCCTCTATCAGGAGCAGGTGATGCAGATCGCCCAGGTGATGGCCGGCTATACCCTGGGCGGTGCGGACATGCTGCGCCGCGCCATGGGCAAGAAAAAGCCCGAGGAAATGGCCAAGCAGCGCGGCGGCTTTATCGAAGGCTGCGCGAATAATGGCATCGGTGCCGAGCTGGCGGGTAACATCTTCGATCTGGTGGAAAAGTTCGCCGGGTACGGCTTCAACAAGTCGCACTCGGCTGCCTACGGCCTGGTGTCCTACCAAACGGCCTGGCTGAAGACCCACTATCCGGCGCCCTTCATGGCTGCGGTGCTGTCCGCGGACATGCACAACACCGACAAGGTGGTGACCCTGATCGAGGAGTGCCGCAGCATGAAGCTGCGCATCGTCGCGCCGGACGTGAACAACTCCGAGTTCATGTTCACCGTCGATGACGAAGGGCGCATCGTCTACGGCCTTGGCGCGATCAAGGGGGTCGGCGAGGGGCCGGTCGAGGCCATCGTCGAGTGCCGGGCCGCCGGCGGGCCTTTCCAGGATCTGTTCGACTTCTGCGCGCGGGTCGATCTCAAGCGGATCAACAAGCGCACCCTCGAGGCGCTGATCCGCGGCGGGGCGCTGGACCGTCTGGGGCCGTATTTCTCCGACGAGCCCAAGGCCTACCAGGCGAACATCGACCGCAACCGGGCAGTCCTGCTGGCCTCCGTGGAGGAGGCCGTACAGGCCGCCGAGCAGACCGCGCGCAGTGCCGACAGCGGTCACCTGGACCTGTTCGGGGGGCTGTTCGCCGAGCCTGAGGCGGATGTCTACGCCAATCATCGCAACGCCCGCGAGCTGTCGCTCAAGGAGCGTCTGAAGGGCGAGAAGGATACTCTGGGCCTGTACCTGACCGGGCATCCTATCGACGAGTACGAAGGCGAGATCCGCCGCTTCGCCCGCCAGCGCATCGTCGAGCTGCGCCCGGCGCGCGAGGTCCAGACGATCGCCGGACTGATCGTCAATCTGCGGGTGATGAAGAACAAGAAGGGCGACAAGATGGGCTTCATCACCCTCGACGACCGCTCCGGGCGCATCGAGGCCTCGCTGTTCGCCGATGCCTTCGCCTGCGCCCAGGCGCTGCTGCAGACCGACGCCCTGGTGGTGGTGGAGGGCGAGGTCAGCAACGACGACTTCTCCGGGGGGCTGCGTCTGCGCGCCAAGCGGGTGATGAGCCTGGAGGAGGCGCGTACGGGGCTGGCCGAGAGCCTGCGGCTGCGGGTCGCCAGCGAGGCGCTGGGGGGGGACCGCCTGCGCTGGCTGGCGGAGCTCTGCAGCCACCATCGAGGCGCCTGTCCGATCACCCTGGACTACACCGGGCGCGAGGCGCGCGCCCTGCTGCAGTTCGGCGAGGCGTGGCGGATCGATCCGGCGGACAGCCTGATCCAGGCGCTGCGTGACCAGTTCGGCAAGGACAACGTCTTTCTGCACTACCGCTGAGACGAATGCCGGCGGAATCATCGTGCGCGAGGATCGTTCCGGATTGCTCCGATCCTCGACGCCAGGTGCCCGATCCCGTAAGGTTGGGGCGCCAAACGGAACAGCAAACGGCCGCCTGGCCGTCGACTCAAGACGGAAACTTATGAACCCGAACTTTCTGGATTTCGAACAGCCGATTGCCGACCTGCAAGCCAAGATCGAAGAGCTGCGTCTGGTCGGCGATGACAATGCGCTGAACATCAGCGACGAGATTTCCCGCCTTCAGGACAAGAGCCATGCGCTCACCGCGAGCATCTTCGGCAACTTGACCAGCTGGCAGATTGCCCAGCTGGCACGGCACCCGCGGCGGCCCTATACCCTCGACTACCTCGAACACATCTTCACCGAGTTCGAGGAGCTGCACGGCGACCGTCACTTCACGGATGATGCCGCCATCGTCGGCGGTGTGGCGCGTCTGGACGATCAGCCGGTAATGGTCATCGGCCATCAGAAGGGCCGCGACGTACGCGAGAAGGTGCGTCGCAACTTCGGCATGCCGCGCCCCGAGGGCTACCGCAAGGCCTGTCGCCTGATGGAGATGGCCGAGCGCTTCAAGTTGCCGATCCTGACCTTCATCGACACGCCCGGCGCCTATCCGGGCATCGATGCCGAAGAGCGCAACCAGAGCGAGGCCATCGCCTGGAACCTGCGGGTCATGGCGCGCCTGAAGACGCCGATCATCGCCACGGTAATCGGCGAGGGTGGCTCCGGCGGCGCGCTGGCGATCGGCGTCTGCGACCGTCTGAACATGCTGCAGTACTCCACCTACGCGGTGATTTCGCCGGAAGGCTGTGCCTCGATCCTCTGGCGTACCGCCGAGAAGGCCGCCGATGCCGCCGAGGCGATGGGCATCACTGCCGCGCGTCTGAAGGACCTCGGCATCGTCGACGAGGTGATCGGCGAGCCCCTGGGTGGCGCCCATCGCGATCCGGCCGCCACTGCCGAAGGCGTTCGTCAGACGCTGCTGGCCCAGCTGGACATCCTGCGCAGCCTGGATAGCGACGCCTTGCTCGACCAGCGCTACGAGCGTCTGATGAGCTACGGCAGGGGCTGATGCGCAGCGGCCGGCGATACTCCGCTGGAGCCGGGCGGCGATGCCTGGTCCGTCAGGCCTCTGCCTGGCGACCGGCATGCCGCATGGCGGCTCCCGCTCCGTCGTGTTGAGGCCTTCCAGGTTTCCCCGGCATGTCCCTGGAATCCCGTCTGCTCGCCGCCCTGGCGCCCTGGCGCGATGCGCCGGCCTGGCGCCTGGCCTTCTCCGGCGGGCTGGACTCCACCGTTCTCCTGCATCTGCTGGTACGGCTCGCCCAACATCATGCTCTGCCGCCGCTGACAGTCCTGCATGTCCATCATGGGCTGCAGCGCGTGGCCGACGGCTGGCCGGAGCATTGCCGGCAGGTCTGCGCGCGGCTGGGGGTTCCTCTGGATATCCGCCGGGTTCGGGTCGAGACGGGGGCCAGCCTGGAGCGTGCTGCCCGCGAGGCGCGCTATCGGACCTTCGCCGACGTGCTCGGCGAGGGCGAACTATTGCTGACCGCCCAGCACCGCGACGATCAGGCGGAAACCCTGCTGTTTCGCCTGCTGCGCGGTGCCGGTGTGCGCGGTCTGGCGGCCATGCCGGACGTGCGTCGGCTCGGTCGTGGCTGGCTGGCGCGGCCGCTGCTGGAGGTCTCCCGCAGCGAACTGGAGCAGTATGCCGTCTCGCAGGGCTTGCACTGGGTCGAGGACCCGTCCAACCGGGATCTGCACTTTTCCCGCAATTTCCTGCGTCATCGGATGCTGCCGCTGCTTGCCGAGCGCTGGCCGCAGGCCGTACGGAGCATGGCCCGCAGCGCTGCGCATATGGCCGAAGCGCAGGAGTTGCTGGACGATCTGGCGCGGCTGGATCTGGCCGCCGCCGAGGGGGAGGGCGACTTCGCCTGGCTCGGCCTGCCATCGCTGGCCCGGGTGCCGCTGCTCGGGTTGTCTCCGGCGCGCCAGCGCAATGCCCTGCG from Azotobacter salinestris carries:
- the lpxB gene encoding lipid-A-disaccharide synthase codes for the protein MAKMLRVALVAGEASGDILGASLMQALKAARPDIEFIGIGGPRMQAEGLQSYFPMERLAVMGLFEVLGRLPELLLRRQRLIRTLIEARPDVYIGIDAPDFNLGVELRLRRAGIRTVHYVSPTVWAWRQKRVLKTRQACDLMLTLFPFEAQFYEAQDVPVRFVGHPLADQIPLQTDRAAARAALDLTAGEAIIALLPGSRGGELARLGPLFLKAAERLLVLHSGALRFVVPCSSPERRRQLEEMLSHTRRDLPVMLLDGRSHEALAACDAVLIASGTATLEALLYKRPMVVAYRLAPLTYQVARHLVKTPFFSLPNLLAGRALVPELLQDRATPEALAEALMPLLEIGREQTECFDAIHRSLRRDASRQAAEAVLELAERA
- the lpxA gene encoding acyl-ACP--UDP-N-acetylglucosamine O-acyltransferase — its product is MSLIDPRAIIDPTATLAPDVRIGPWTLIGPNVHIGEGTEIGPHVIVKGPTWIGRHNKIFQFSTIGEDTPDLKYKGEPTRLVIGDHNVIREGVTIHRGTVQDRSETTIGDHNLIMAYVHIGHDSVMGSHCILINNASLAGHVHVGDWAILSGYTLIHQHCQIGAHSFVGMGSGVSKDVPAFVTVLGSPAQARSMNFEGMRRRGFTPEVMNALRRAYKVVYRQGLTVEQALVELEEAAAQFPEVALFRDSVRASTRGITR
- a CDS encoding acetyl-CoA carboxylase carboxyltransferase subunit alpha is translated as MNPNFLDFEQPIADLQAKIEELRLVGDDNALNISDEISRLQDKSHALTASIFGNLTSWQIAQLARHPRRPYTLDYLEHIFTEFEELHGDRHFTDDAAIVGGVARLDDQPVMVIGHQKGRDVREKVRRNFGMPRPEGYRKACRLMEMAERFKLPILTFIDTPGAYPGIDAEERNQSEAIAWNLRVMARLKTPIIATVIGEGGSGGALAIGVCDRLNMLQYSTYAVISPEGCASILWRTAEKAADAAEAMGITAARLKDLGIVDEVIGEPLGGAHRDPAATAEGVRQTLLAQLDILRSLDSDALLDQRYERLMSYGRG
- the fabZ gene encoding 3-hydroxyacyl-ACP dehydratase FabZ, producing MMDINEIREYLPHRYPFLLVDRVVDLDVEGQRIRAYKNVSINEPFFNGHFPQHPIMPGVLIIEAMAQAAGILGFKMLDVKPADGTIYYFVGSDKMRFRQPVMPGDQLILEARFLSAKRSIWKFECQAMVDDKQVCSGEIICAERKL
- the rnhB gene encoding ribonuclease HII, yielding MQLGLDFGRVEALVAGVDEVGRGPLCGAVVTAAVILDPARPILGLNDSKKLSEARREALFEEIREKALAWCIARAEVEEIDRLNILQATMLAMQRAVEGLAVTPRLALIDGNRCPKLTIPCAPVIKGDAQVPAIAAASILAKVARDREMLTLDALYPGYGLARHKGYPTAMHLEALVRLGPSPIHRRSFAPVRELLDAASRYCALSDAPAS
- the lpxD gene encoding UDP-3-O-(3-hydroxymyristoyl)glucosamine N-acyltransferase, whose protein sequence is MMSMPAFTLGELAERLGATLRGAADRTVRGLATLEEAGPEHLSFLANSKYRKYLGSTRAGALLLTPEDAESYAGDALLLGNPYLAYAQLSHLFDPKPAAPAGVHVTALVAPDASIHPTASIGAYAVIEAEARIEAGVTVGAHCFIGARSLIGEGGWLAPRVTLYHDVRIGRRVVIQSGAVIGGEGFGFANEKGVWRKIAQIGGVTIGDDVEIGANTTIDRGALADTLIGNGVKLDNQIMIAHNVQIGDHTAMAGCVGISGSTKVGRHCMIAGGVGMVGHIEVCDGVFVTGMTMVTRSIHEPGAYSSGTAMQPAAEWKKSVARIRQLDDLARRLQQMEKRLTAVTSGGDATSEADPL
- the tilS gene encoding tRNA lysidine(34) synthetase TilS, with product MSLESRLLAALAPWRDAPAWRLAFSGGLDSTVLLHLLVRLAQHHALPPLTVLHVHHGLQRVADGWPEHCRQVCARLGVPLDIRRVRVETGASLERAAREARYRTFADVLGEGELLLTAQHRDDQAETLLFRLLRGAGVRGLAAMPDVRRLGRGWLARPLLEVSRSELEQYAVSQGLHWVEDPSNRDLHFSRNFLRHRMLPLLAERWPQAVRSMARSAAHMAEAQELLDDLARLDLAAAEGEGDFAWLGLPSLARVPLLGLSPARQRNALRHWLGSFTALPDTAHWAGWEALRDAAADASPVWRLASGELHRASGRIWWLAEDWLRPPVGPLSWSRPAEPLMLPGNGCLRLQGRAPDGPLEVRYRRGGETLTVPGRGHRDLKRLLNERGLPAFARGRLPLLYRGGELLAVAALPGLDGPVEGTWRLLWRPPGNVEV
- the dnaE gene encoding DNA polymerase III subunit alpha, with the protein product MSVSFVHLRVHTEFSLVDGLVRVKPLIKAVTGAGMPAVAVTDQSNMCSLVKFYKAAMAGGVKPICGADLWLASPEPDGALSRLTLLAMDAKGYRNLTELVSRGWTEGQHGDGLVIIRRDWVREAAEGLIALSGAREGEIGQALLNGHVDQAAALLEEWSAVFPDRFYLEVQRTGRVGDEEYLHAAVGLADRCGAPLVATNDVRFLRQEDFEAHETRVCIGEGRVLGDPRRPRNYSDQQYLKTPAEMWELFSDLPEALENSVEIARRCNIEVRLGKYYLPNFPVPAGMTIDDYLRQVAYEGLEERLTVLWPKETTPDYEEKRKVYVERLEFELGTIIQMGFPGYFLIVMDFIKWAKNNGVPVGPGRGSGAGSLVAYVLKITDLDPLAYDLLFERFLNPERISMPDFDVDFCMDGRDRVIDYVAETYGRNAVSQIITFGSMAAKAVVRDVARVQGKSYGLADRLSKMIPFEVGMTLEKAYEQEEMLREFLRGDEEAQEIWDMALKLEGITRGTGKHAGGVVIAPTKLTDFAPIACDEDGGGLVTQFDKDDVEAAGLVKFDFLGLRTLTIIKWAMETINREQAKKGRPAVDIDRVPLDDKATYALLQKAETTAVFQLESRGMKELIKKLKPDNIEDMIALVALFRPGPLQSGMVDDFINRKHGRAEISYPHPDYQYAGLEPVLKPTYGIILYQEQVMQIAQVMAGYTLGGADMLRRAMGKKKPEEMAKQRGGFIEGCANNGIGAELAGNIFDLVEKFAGYGFNKSHSAAYGLVSYQTAWLKTHYPAPFMAAVLSADMHNTDKVVTLIEECRSMKLRIVAPDVNNSEFMFTVDDEGRIVYGLGAIKGVGEGPVEAIVECRAAGGPFQDLFDFCARVDLKRINKRTLEALIRGGALDRLGPYFSDEPKAYQANIDRNRAVLLASVEEAVQAAEQTARSADSGHLDLFGGLFAEPEADVYANHRNARELSLKERLKGEKDTLGLYLTGHPIDEYEGEIRRFARQRIVELRPAREVQTIAGLIVNLRVMKNKKGDKMGFITLDDRSGRIEASLFADAFACAQALLQTDALVVVEGEVSNDDFSGGLRLRAKRVMSLEEARTGLAESLRLRVASEALGGDRLRWLAELCSHHRGACPITLDYTGREARALLQFGEAWRIDPADSLIQALRDQFGKDNVFLHYR